The genomic interval TGTAAGCGAAAAAAGAATTGACCTTTCAATAAAAAAAATACTTGTAGATAATAATACTAAGAGCTTTGTTCTTTTTGACCAAAATAGAATTATTGAAGGAGATATTAAATCAAAATTTAACAATTTAAAAATAACATATGTTCCGGGTAGGATTAATAATGCATACTTTGATTCTAAGAATAGATTAATTATTAATGGAAGAAGGAATTATTTTTTTAGCAGAGGTCAATTATTGCCTTGTTTTTTGCTAAGTCCATTTGATGGATCTGTTATAGTTGACCATTTGACAATTGATCGTGAGACCGAGATATTGAATCTAGATGGAGAAAGGCTGTGGCTAATTTATAAGTCACGCCGCTATGATTTACTAGAAGATTCTTACAAATCTATTAATGCCTACATAAAAAAAATCCTATACTTCGATAATTCCTTATATTTTTCAACGAATTCAAATATCTATCGTTGTGATAACCCGAAGAATATTTTAATGAATAATCGTTTGACTGTTCAACCATTAGAGTTAAACCTAAGATCGATAAATGACTTTATGATCTACAATGATTCTATTTATATCGCTTCTAAAGATGGCTTAACTGTGATTAGTGATTCATATTTCAGAAAAAAAGTTTCTGTTCCACCTAGACCATATACAAAATCTGTTTTAATTAACAATATTAATATTCAAGAGATTCCCCAAGAGATAAAGGTAACAGGTAAAAACACTATATCAATACATTTTAAATGTATTGATTATGCTGTAAATTCATACATTTATTCTTATAGTTTAGAAGGATTAGGAAATGTTGACTCTGTCTCTAAAGGTAATGATCTTGATGTAGTTTTCCAAAACCTCCCTAAAGGTCATTATGTATTCAAACTTAGGGTTAGAAAGGCTAATTCCGATTGGAGTGAAACTCTGGAACTCCCTATCATAATAAAACCAACTTTTTATGAATACCCCGCTTTTTGGGTTCTTATTTTTCTGATCCTTATTTTTATTGGTATTCAGACTTTTATGCAACTCAAGCAGATGAGATTGAATCGAATAGAAAATAACCATCAACTGGTAATGTTAGAGCAAAAAGCATTATTGTCAATGATGAATCCTCATTTCATCTTTAACTCCCTGGGCTCGATTCAAAATTTTATGCTTAGAAATAGATCAGGAGAAGCACTTCTTTACCTTAGCCAGTTCTCCAGACTCATCCGACAAAATTTCAATGCAGTAAATGTTGCAGTGATTAACCTTGAAGATGAAATTGATAGGCTTAAAAATTATCTGGAATTGGAACAAATAAGACTTGAGAATAAATTTGAATACTTCATTGAGATTGATGGAGGTTTTAGTGAGGATGTTTTTTTTATCCCGAGTATGATTATTCAACCCTTCGCTGAGAATGCTGTTTGGCACGGAATAGCATCAATCAATTATAAGGGTATTATTAGAATTAAATTTATTTATGTTACAGATGATATTATAAAAGTTATCATAGAAGATAATGGCGTTGGCATCCAAGACAATAAAAACTCAAAAAAGAAGTCACTTTCACATCTGCATCAAGGAATGAAAATGACTAAAAGAAGATTGATGCTGCTTGGAGAAAAAATCAAATCAAAATCTGTTCTGGAAATCACCCCATTATCTCCAAATAATAAATTTCCTGGAACCAGGATTGTTATTCACTTGCCTTTTTATAATGAAAACACTCAAAATGTGACCGATTGAGAGGAAATTCTGTTTATACCCATATTGATTTATACTTTTTATTATTGCCTCAGTTTACCGTTAAATCATCCATAAGCGCCCTTCATACAGAATTTACTACCGTTTAATCATCGGTCAGGTTTCATTATTTAATTTGCTATTATCTTTACCACAGAGTTTTAACTCTATCTGTATAAGGTATAAGTTCTGAAATTTTCCCATTGAATTCAGACTTCTTTTCCTAAAGCAGAAATGGATTAATTGCAAATTTGAAATCTTGTTTTTTATATCGCTCTTTGCATAAAAGTGAGGAAGTTTTATTGTCATCTAAACATCGATGACTAGTATATTCTGTTTTTTATATTACAGCTATCCCAAAATTGGATAGCTGTTTTTGTATTATTGATTCGGATAGCTAAATATTTAACTTTGCATAGTCGTTTATTCCTTTTTATGGGTTCAAAAAAACTGCATAACACTAACTCCGCTATCAAAATAAATACGGGGGTGAGTAAACCTTGTGCATTAAATACTATAGCTGCAAATAAATATAAGTCCTTTAACAGGAGGTATTTATCAGTAGATGAGTACACCTCTGGTATATTACGTGGTGATAGAGCTATCTTAAGTAAAGCTATAACACTAATTGAAAGTTCTCTTTTAGATCACCAAGCTAATGCTCAGGAATTGATCAAATCTTGCCTGCCCTATGCCGGGAATTCGATCAGGATTGGAATAACTGGTGTTCCAGGAGTTGGAAAGAGCACATTCATTGAAGCAATGGGGAAGTTCCTTATCAAGAATGGAAGAAAAATAGCTGTTCTTGCCATTGACCCAAGTAGCTCTAAAACAAATGGTAGCATACTTGGTGATAAAACAAGGATGGAAGAACTTTCTAAAGAATCCAATGCATTCATAAGACCCACTCCTTCTAGTGGCTCGTTAGGTGGTGTTGCACGCAAAACCAGGGAATCTATTATTCTTTGTGAAGCTGCCGGTTTCGATACAATTATAGTCGAAACTGTCGGAGTGGGACAAAGTGAAACCGAAGTACATTCTATGGTTGACTTTTTCTTACTCTTAATGCTTGCTGGGGCCGGAGATGAATTACAGGGAATTAAAAGAGGAATAATGGAAATGGCTGATGCTATTATTATCCACAAAGCAGATGGAGATAATATCAACAGAGCCCAATTATCTCTTTCTGAAATTAAGAATGCTATTCATCTGTTCCATCCCAGTGAATCTGGTTGGATTACCACAGCAGATCACTGTTCATCATTGACAAACGATGGAATTGATAGAATCTGGAAAACAATTTTAGAATATATCAACGTGACAAAGTCAAATAATTTCTTCTTCAAACATCGAACTTCCCAATCTTTAAGGGTTTTTCATCAAGCCCTTAATCAGAAAATGATTGGTCTCATGTATGAACAATCCTCCTTTAAAAGAAAGATTAAACAGAAAGAAGAAGAGGTCAGTAATGGCAAACAAAGTGCTTATACTGCTGCACAGGAATTATTTGAAATGTTTGTTAAAGAGATATCTGTTTAGTTACTTATGTCAGCTATAAATTCCTGTTATTTTCATCTATGTCTTTGTTTCGTGATGAATCCTAAATATAATAATACAATGCTGTCTCATTCATTGAAATCAAATATTCCAAGATAATCGTCTATTAAGAGTTTGGGGTTTAATTTCCTGGATTATTACTCAATATTTGAGCTATGGGGTCAATTTTAAGTTCTTTTATTTGATTATAAGGGAGGTAATTACTGGCTATTTAAAAGTATATTTTATATATTTGTATTTTTTATTTTCTTTGTAAAGCCAATCAAAAAGTTTCTATTTTTGCTTGATTTATCAAGAGATTATGAAGAACCCATTTGAGAATAGTTTAACAGAAATGAATCCCAATTCACTTGTTCAATACCTGAATAAACCAAGTGAAGAATTTACCAAAGCTGATTTAATTAGATATATAGATGATCATAATATTTCTATGATCAATTTCCGCTATACCGGTGGTGATGGCAGGCTCAAAACGCTGAATTTTGTCATCAATAATAAGGAACACCTCGACAACATTCTTACCACCGGGGAACGTGTAGATGGCTCCAGTTTATTCCCGTTTATTAAAGCTGGCAGTAGTGACCTCTACGTTATTCCCAGGTATAAGACTGCTTTCCTGAATCCTTTCAGCACCATCCCATCATTAGATATTCTTTGTTCCTATTATGATAAAAATGGGGCTCCTTTAGAGAGTTCTCCTGAATATATTCTTCAGCAAGCTCATAAAGCATTAAGAGAAAAAACCGGGCTTGATTTTGAAGTGATGGGTGAGTTGGAATACTATGTAATCAGTTCCGCAAAGGAATTATTTCAACCTGCTGATCAGAAGGGTTATCATGAAGCTTTCCCTTTTGCGAAATGGGAACAACTAAGAACAGAAGCTATGTTAGCTATAGCCCAAACTGGAGGTAAAATCAAATATGGACACTCAGAAGTGGGCAATTTTTTCCAGAATGGCTTAGAATATGAACAAAATGAAATAGAATTTCTGCCTACTAAATTAGAAGATGCAGCAGATCAATTAGTTATTGCTAAGTGGATTCTAAGAACCTTAGCTTATAAGTATGGTGTATCAGTTACCTTTGCTCCAAAAATTACTATTGGCAAGGCTGGTAGTGGTCTGCATATTCATACAAGACTTTTGAAAAATGGTAAAAATGCAATGGTTGAATCCGGCGTTTTGAGTAAAACAGCCAAAAAAGCCATTGCGGGTTATCTTGAACTAGCTCCTTCCTTAACTGCCTTTGGAAATACAAATCCAACTTCCTATTTTAGGTTGGTTCCCCATCAGGAAGCTCCAACAAACATTTGCTGGGGTGATCGTAACCGGTCAGTACTTGTTAGAGTTCCATTGGGTTGGTCAGGTAATAATAGCATGATCTATCATGCAAACCCTAACGAAAGAATTATAGATCAAGATTTTAGTAGTAAGCAAACTGTGGAATTCCGCTGTCCGGACGGTTCAGCTGATATCTATCTTTTACTTGCTGGACTAACAGTTGCAGCCAGGCATGGTCTAGAATTGAATCAATCACTGGCTATTGCTGAACAAACTTATGTGGATGTGAATATTTTTGATGATGAACACAAGGAAAGGGTTGCTAAGCTGAAACAATTACCAGTTTCATGCTGGGATTCAGCCGATAGACTTCTTGAGCAGGCTGAAATCTATCAAAAGTATAATGTTTTTCCAGTGTCAGTAATTGAAGGTACGGCAAGAAAATTGAAATCGTTTAATGACAAAGGATTGAGGGAGAAGTTAGAGAAAGACCAGGAACAACTTCAGAAATTGGTCAACCAATATATTCATTGTGGATGATCTGAAACATAAGTTATAAAATTATGGAGAGTAGGGCCTCCACAGTGAAATGTTTTTTTGAGGCATATACTGTCTAATATTGAATTTGGCTGTAATGCACCCATGTTAACATTTCAGTTAACAAATCGTAAGATGATATGCATAATGATAAATTTTGTTTGAGGTGCCTCCGGCACCTTTTTATTTGAAAGAAATGCTCAGAAGCTTTGATAATTTTCAACTTAAATTTAAATTTTCAAGGATATATTAAACGTAGGTAACATGGAAACTAAAATTTAGCAACTTGACGGGTTCAAGATCGATTTCTCATTTTGCAATGATAGGTGCTACTTTACTTTTTAGCATCAATTATTGGGTAGCCAAGGGTCTCATGCCGGACCATTTGCTTCCAATGCAAATTATTTTTCTCAGGATTGCTGGATCTTTATTCCTTTTCTTTTTATTAGATATGATGATTTTAAGGGTTAAAGTCAACAGAATCGAACGATCTGATATGCCTAGGATTATTCTGGCAGGTATGTTAGGAATAGCATTGAACCAAATCTTGTTTTTCTCAGGATTGAATTTGACCACTCCCATCGACACCGCTATAATCAATTCCAGTAACCCTCTGATGGTAATTCTGCTATCCTCTATTTTAACCAGAGAAAAATTAAAGGTCTTAAAGTTAGCCGGGATAGTTTTTGGGGCAACAGGAGCTATAATTCTGGTATTCTTTAGTCAGTTAAATTCAGCTCTTGAAGGTAGTTTCTTAGGAAACCTGATGATTCTGGCAAATACACTGAGTTGGAGTTTCTATCTGGTAATAGCCAAACCTCTATTTGAGAAGTATCATCCTTTACTGGTCATGAAATGGGTATTTTTCTTCGGATTTCTTTTTTCTTTGCCATTTACATCTTCATCAATGTTTAATTTTTCCTTTTCTGGATTATCATTAAATGTAATTGGCTCAATTCTTTATATTGTACTTGGTACCACATTCCTTGCTTACTTATTGATTACTTATGGATTGAAAAATTTATCTGCTTCTGTCGTTTCTGTATATACTTATATGCAACCAGTTATCGTAGCAATAATTGGAATTATCTTCTTTACTGAAAAGATTACCTTGATCAAGGTACTAGCTATTGCCTTGGTTTTCCTTGGAGTTATTACAGTTAGCCGTGCCAGGAAATAAAAAGTCTGTTCACTTTTGATGAACAGACTTTTTGCATTCTGCAGGATAGTTTTAGTCTAATTATGCAGGATGGATAGCTTCAACTGGGCACACATCAGCACATGAACCACAATCGGTACATACATCAGCGTCAATCTTATAGATATCACCTTCGGAGATAGCTTCCACAGGGCATTCATCAATGCAGGTGCCGCAAGCGGTGCAGTCGTCAGAAATTACGTAAGCCATTTTATAAGTTTTTTGGTTATTGGATGCAAATATAGTCAGTATTTTATATACACTTCTTAAGAGATTGTATTTAGATTGTATCTAAATTATCTAATTAGCGATAATCTATACCATAATTTGTAGTGTTATGGGTAAGAGATCGATGGGTTTTTTCAGGTTTATATGATTGATAATGAATTAGTAATACTAATTCTATTTTTTACTTTGATATGATTGTAAGTCTTAAATGGTTAGAATCTAAAATAAAAAAAATATCGATGACCACTTTTAATAAAACATATAACTTTGCAAATCATTCAATCAATCTGCATAAGCATGGGCAAAAACTTGAACTTCATCGAAAAAGAAGATGTAGTAGTAAAATTTGTCGGCGATTCCGGTGACGGGATGCAGCTGGCCGGTACCTTGTTTAGTGATACTGCGGCTTTACAAGGTCTAGATCTTGCAACTTTCCCGGATTATCCGGCTGAAATCAGGGCACCTCATAATACGATACCTGGAGTTTCAGGGTTTCAAGTACGTATAGGTAGGAAAAAGATAGAAACTACTGGAGATGAAGTAGATGTTCTTGTTGCAATGAATCCTGCCTCCTTAAAGTCCAATCTGAAATGGACTCGTAAAGGAGCAACCCTGATTGTTGATGCTGATTCTTTTGATGAAGCTGCTATAAAAAAAGCCGGTTATTCAACTAATCCTCTTGACGATAATAGTCTCAATGGGTATAACCTTGTTAAGGCACCGATTTCATCTTTAACGCGTGAGGCAGTAAAACCCTTAGGCTTTGATTTCAAAACGGCTGATAAAACAAGAAATGTTTTTGCTCTTGGAATTGTCTATCATTTGGTGAATTGGAAACCAGATTCTACCATTGAGTATTTTAAAATCAAGTTCAAGAAAAAACCTGATTTGGTTGAAGCAAATAGGGTCGTTCTTGAAGGCGGATTAATCTATGCTGAGAATATTGAAGCACTTAAGACAACTTTCCATATTGCAAAGGCAAAAATGCCCTGCCGGAAGATATAGAAATATTACTGGAAATGTTGCAACAGCCTGGGGATTCCTGGCTGCTTCAGAGCGCTCTGGTAGGCCACTCTTTTTAGGGTCATATCCTATTACTCCAGCTACCGAGATTCTCATGGAACTAGCTCGTCATAAATCGTTGGGCGCCAAGGTTTTTCAAGCTGAGGATGAGATTGCAGGAATTTGTTCTGCAATAGGTGCTAGTTACACAGGTTCATTGGCAATAACGACTACTTCCGGACCAGGACTTTCACTGAAAAGTGAAGCCATAGGCCTTGCAGTGATGACAGAACTACCCCTGGTGATAGTTGACGTACAAAGAGGTGGCCCTTCAACAGGTTTACCCACCAAGAGTGAGCAGAGTGATCTAATGCAGGCACTTTTTGGTCGTAATGGTGAAGCTCCGGTAGTTGTTATTGCAGCATCAACACCTTCTGATTGTTTTCATTATGCATACCAGGCATCTAAGATTGCATTGGAACATATGACTCCAGTAATGTTAATGACTGACGGATCAATAGGAAATGGTTCTCAACTTTTCCGAATTCCTAAAGTTGCAGATTTACCTATTATTACTCCTCCAATTGCCGAAGCAAATGAGAAGGATTACAAACCGTATCGCCGAAATGCTGACACTTTTGTACGTAAATGGGCATTGCCTGGTACTGTTGGATTAAGACATAGGATAGGTGGACTTGAGAAAGAGAATATATCCGGGAATGTAAGCACTGATCCTGCCAACCATCAGCTTATGACTGATCTTAGGGAAGCAAAGATCCAGAAAGTGGCAGATTTTATTCCTTTATTAGAAGTGATGGGAGAGAAAGAAGGTGATTTACTTGTAGTTAGTTGGGGCGGTACAAAAGGGACGACCCAGGCAGCTGTGGAAGAGTTACATGCTATAGGTAAAAAGATCAGCCTGGCGCATTTTAACTATATTATGCCATTACCAAAAAATACGCATGAAGTGCTTTCCGGATTTAAGAAAGTTATTGTTTGTGAATTAAATAGTGGTCAATTCGTAAATTATCTCCGTATGACTGAGCCTGAATTTAAGTATTTCCAGTACAATAAGGTTCAGGGATTACCTTTTAATGTGAATGAGTTAGTTTCTAAGTTCAATGAATTATTATAGGAGGCTGTAAAATGGTAGATTTTCCAAATAAAACCATCGAACGATCATCAGTTGAACTCACAAAAGAAGACTTTGTGAGTGATCAGTTAGTGAAATGGTGTCCAGGTTGTGGTGATCATGCTATTTTAGCAGCAGTTGCCAATGTTTTCCCAAAAATAGGTTACAGGAAAGAGAATTTTATGATGGTATCCGGAATAGGATGTTCATCAAGGTTTCCTTACTATGTAAATACCTATGGATTTCATGGAATTCATGGTAGGGCGCACCCAATCGCATCGGGAATGAAAATTGCAAATCCAAACCTTAGTGTATGGATCACTTCTGGAGATGGTGATTCAATGGCTATTGGAGGGAATCATTTTATTCATATTATCCGAAGAAATATAGATGTTAATATTTTGCTTTTCAATAACCAGATTTATGGTTTGACGAAAGGTCAATATTCTCCAACTACCCCCATGGGAAGTGTTACCAAAACATCACCTCAGGGTACTATTGAGCATCCATTTAATCCTGGAGAACTTGTCCTGGGTGCACAAGGCACTTTCTTTGCACGTGCAGTCGACAGCAACATCAAATTAATGACTGAAGTTATGTTTGAGGCAGCCAGGCATGATGGAACTTCAGTTGTAGAGATTCTCCAGAACTGTGTAATATTTGCAGATAAAACTCATGCTGCAGTCACTGATAAGGAAGTCAGGGATGATGCTCAAATTCACCTGAAGAATGGTGAACCTATGATCTTTGGTAAAAATAAAGATAAAGGGATACGATTGAATGGAACACAACTGGAAGTTGTCAAAATTGGCGAAAACGAAATTTCAGAAGATGATTTGTTAGTACATGATCAATATCAACAAGATCCAGGCCTCCATCTTATGCTGGCGAAAATGGCACCACCTCATTATCCAATGGCTGTGGGTGTAATAAGATCTGCCATGTACCCAACTTATGATGATCTCGTGGTTGATCAGATTGAACATGCAAAAGCAACCAGTAAAATTAAATGTGTCGATGATCTATTAAATAGTGGCGATACCTGGGAAATAAAATAAGCCAATAAGAAATTGTGGAAAAGGGCTCCTCAGCATATTGCTTTAGGAGCCATTTCTTTATCTGCCAATTCATTCTTTAAAAACTACCATACTATTCATGTGAATAGTGTGCTACTTTTCAACTTATCAAAACATCCAATAAACATGGAATTTGTTTTTTTACTTTACTTTTGCCTTGAAAATGATCAATTATGATTTTACGAACCGAGGAGATAGTTAAAAAGTACAGACAACGAATAGTAGTCAATCATGTTTCAATTCAGGTTGAACAAGGAGAGATAGTTGGACTGTTAGGCCCCAATGGAGCGGGTAAAACCACCTCCTTTTATATAATAGTAGGCCTTATTAAGCCATTGCAAGGGAAGGTATTCCTTGATGAAATGGAGATTACAAGTGAACCTATCTATAAAAGGGCCCAACTTGGTATTGGATATCTTGCACAGGAGGCATCTGTCTTTCGTAAATTGAGTGTTGAAGATAATATTAAAGCTGTATTGGAATTTACCAAATTGAACAAGCATGATCAACAGGAGAAGCTCGAATCGCTGATCTCTGAATTTGGTTTACAAGGTGTTAGAAAAAGTCTTGGGATTCAATTGAGCGGTGGGGAGAGACGTAGAACAGAAATTGCCAGGGCACTTGCAACCGATCCTAAATTTATCTTATTGGATGAACCTTTTGCTGGAGTCGATCCTATCGCAGTTGAAGATATCCAGCATATTGTGATGAACCTTCGAACAAAAAATATTGGAATTCTGATAACAGACCACAATGTTCACGAGACCTTATCAATTACTGACAGAGCCTACTTGTTGTTTGAAGGTTCTGTTTTGAAATCCGGCTCAGCTTCAGACCTGGCAAATGATGAACAAGTGCGTAAAGTATATCTTGGAAAGAATTTTGAACTGAGAAGATAGTCTAGTTATTCTTTCTTTGTAACGAAAACTTATATTGCAAACTGAAACCGATCGAGAGATTATGAAATGGGAATAATCTTTGTTCGGGTTTAAGGTTTATAAGTGATGTGCCAGAAATATAGACGCCGGATTTTATCTTTCTTTTGCCTGTTCTGACAAAAGCGACTGGTTCCAATAAAAAGTACTTATTAAAGTAGCTTACCGGATCAAGTCCATTGGATTCATAAAACCCGTAATCGTTGATTGAAACATTAAAAAGACCGGCTTTCAGACCGAATCCATATTCAATATTTTGTTTTCTGTTGACTGACTGACCGAGGTTGAATTGAGTGAAGTAAATGTCATATTCTCCTTCCAAATAGGATGGATTTTCAGATTTTATTCGTTTTCCTTTTCCAGAAGCATATCCTCCAAGGAGTTCATAGCGCGTGGAAGAATTGTTTTTCCAGAAAAAACCTGTACTAGCCTGAAAGTAGTAGGTTTCTTCTGCAGAAGTATATCCATATGCTTGAATACAAACATGAGAAAAAGGTGAATAGGCCAAAGAACCAGCAATTCCTGCAGGGATGTTGATTCCACCTGTCAGAAGCACTTCATTCTTTTCTGTAAATAATGGTATTGGAACTGATTGTGGACTATAGACCTTGCAAGAAGAAATAAGCAAAACTAAAAGGCTAAATAACACTAGTTGCCTCAATCCATATTGTTTTGGAGTTGAAAAGAATGGGTATTTTGCTTTAAGTTTCATCATTTGAAAAATAATGAAAGAATTAGATAGGCTACAATAATGATAGGAACCGCAATGAAGCCTGCAAAGACTATTGATATAACTGATATAGCAATCAGGAGGTATTGTGGTTTGTTATTTCCCCACTCTAAATTTTTAAATTTTAAGGCAAATAAAGGTATCTCTGAAACCAGGAGGTAACAAATCACAAGAATGATAATCAACAGGAAATAATAGT from Bacteroidales bacterium carries:
- a CDS encoding EamA family transporter → MTGSRSISHFAMIGATLLFSINYWVAKGLMPDHLLPMQIIFLRIAGSLFLFFLLDMMILRVKVNRIERSDMPRIILAGMLGIALNQILFFSGLNLTTPIDTAIINSSNPLMVILLSSILTREKLKVLKLAGIVFGATGAIILVFFSQLNSALEGSFLGNLMILANTLSWSFYLVIAKPLFEKYHPLLVMKWVFFFGFLFSLPFTSSSMFNFSFSGLSLNVIGSILYIVLGTTFLAYLLITYGLKNLSASVVSVYTYMQPVIVAIIGIIFFTEKITLIKVLAIALVFLGVITVSRARK
- the lptB gene encoding LPS export ABC transporter ATP-binding protein; translated protein: MILRTEEIVKKYRQRIVVNHVSIQVEQGEIVGLLGPNGAGKTTSFYIIVGLIKPLQGKVFLDEMEITSEPIYKRAQLGIGYLAQEASVFRKLSVEDNIKAVLEFTKLNKHDQQEKLESLISEFGLQGVRKSLGIQLSGGERRRTEIARALATDPKFILLDEPFAGVDPIAVEDIQHIVMNLRTKNIGILITDHNVHETLSITDRAYLLFEGSVLKSGSASDLANDEQVRKVYLGKNFELRR
- a CDS encoding histidine kinase, which produces MKQLFVLFIFILLGSSMSGQNPFIRHYTTLDGLPSNTIYQIYQDSKRFIWFTTDAGVVRFDGSTFTNYRKEDGLSSNDVIRIKEDSLGRIWFFNYNASVNYMFSNKIYSSKTAHFLNALQGKGFILDFINYGDNILFYNLQCETFSMNKYNLSIKNRFFKKAVTLPLKWNSRESVRVSFVENFENRKLRIWTIYGIYSQIDFFSNPIVEDTTLKIESVYPTKKSYFYAKTTNLGVIKISKNLKFEKLFLPFDYNSVKFILEDSEGFLWISAYDKGVFCYNGNQLLKWLDIKEALYLFEDNEKNIWVSSQSNGVFVVRREVLNQNHIDLEYFNRLELKQLSFGSFGGIWCSDGYSIFLYNNSKIIRKDVSTNDNIFEIIHHFNDQSMFVAKRNKYFYFLKHIGEDNLDTKINIVSEKRIDLSIKKILVDNNTKSFVLFDQNRIIEGDIKSKFNNLKITYVPGRINNAYFDSKNRLIINGRRNYFFSRGQLLPCFLLSPFDGSVIVDHLTIDRETEILNLDGERLWLIYKSRRYDLLEDSYKSINAYIKKILYFDNSLYFSTNSNIYRCDNPKNILMNNRLTVQPLELNLRSINDFMIYNDSIYIASKDGLTVISDSYFRKKVSVPPRPYTKSVLINNINIQEIPQEIKVTGKNTISIHFKCIDYAVNSYIYSYSLEGLGNVDSVSKGNDLDVVFQNLPKGHYVFKLRVRKANSDWSETLELPIIIKPTFYEYPAFWVLIFLILIFIGIQTFMQLKQMRLNRIENNHQLVMLEQKALLSMMNPHFIFNSLGSIQNFMLRNRSGEALLYLSQFSRLIRQNFNAVNVAVINLEDEIDRLKNYLELEQIRLENKFEYFIEIDGGFSEDVFFIPSMIIQPFAENAVWHGIASINYKGIIRIKFIYVTDDIIKVIIEDNGVGIQDNKNSKKKSLSHLHQGMKMTKRRLMLLGEKIKSKSVLEITPLSPNNKFPGTRIVIHLPFYNENTQNVTD
- a CDS encoding glutamine synthetase, producing the protein MNPNSLVQYLNKPSEEFTKADLIRYIDDHNISMINFRYTGGDGRLKTLNFVINNKEHLDNILTTGERVDGSSLFPFIKAGSSDLYVIPRYKTAFLNPFSTIPSLDILCSYYDKNGAPLESSPEYILQQAHKALREKTGLDFEVMGELEYYVISSAKELFQPADQKGYHEAFPFAKWEQLRTEAMLAIAQTGGKIKYGHSEVGNFFQNGLEYEQNEIEFLPTKLEDAADQLVIAKWILRTLAYKYGVSVTFAPKITIGKAGSGLHIHTRLLKNGKNAMVESGVLSKTAKKAIAGYLELAPSLTAFGNTNPTSYFRLVPHQEAPTNICWGDRNRSVLVRVPLGWSGNNSMIYHANPNERIIDQDFSSKQTVEFRCPDGSADIYLLLAGLTVAARHGLELNQSLAIAEQTYVDVNIFDDEHKERVAKLKQLPVSCWDSADRLLEQAEIYQKYNVFPVSVIEGTARKLKSFNDKGLREKLEKDQEQLQKLVNQYIHCG
- the meaB gene encoding methylmalonyl Co-A mutase-associated GTPase MeaB; protein product: MGSKKLHNTNSAIKINTGVSKPCALNTIAANKYKSFNRRYLSVDEYTSGILRGDRAILSKAITLIESSLLDHQANAQELIKSCLPYAGNSIRIGITGVPGVGKSTFIEAMGKFLIKNGRKIAVLAIDPSSSKTNGSILGDKTRMEELSKESNAFIRPTPSSGSLGGVARKTRESIILCEAAGFDTIIVETVGVGQSETEVHSMVDFFLLLMLAGAGDELQGIKRGIMEMADAIIIHKADGDNINRAQLSLSEIKNAIHLFHPSESGWITTADHCSSLTNDGIDRIWKTILEYINVTKSNNFFFKHRTSQSLRVFHQALNQKMIGLMYEQSSFKRKIKQKEEEVSNGKQSAYTAAQELFEMFVKEISV
- a CDS encoding 4Fe-4S binding protein, encoding MAYVISDDCTACGTCIDECPVEAISEGDIYKIDADVCTDCGSCADVCPVEAIHPA
- a CDS encoding 2-oxoacid:ferredoxin oxidoreductase subunit beta: MVDFPNKTIERSSVELTKEDFVSDQLVKWCPGCGDHAILAAVANVFPKIGYRKENFMMVSGIGCSSRFPYYVNTYGFHGIHGRAHPIASGMKIANPNLSVWITSGDGDSMAIGGNHFIHIIRRNIDVNILLFNNQIYGLTKGQYSPTTPMGSVTKTSPQGTIEHPFNPGELVLGAQGTFFARAVDSNIKLMTEVMFEAARHDGTSVVEILQNCVIFADKTHAAVTDKEVRDDAQIHLKNGEPMIFGKNKDKGIRLNGTQLEVVKIGENEISEDDLLVHDQYQQDPGLHLMLAKMAPPHYPMAVGVIRSAMYPTYDDLVVDQIEHAKATSKIKCVDDLLNSGDTWEIK